From Salarias fasciatus chromosome 5, fSalaFa1.1, whole genome shotgun sequence, a single genomic window includes:
- the raly gene encoding RNA-binding protein Raly: MSLKVMTSNVTNKTDPKSINSRVFIGNLNTAVVKKSDVESIFSKYGRVLGCSVHKGYAFVQYASERHARGAVIGENGRVLAGQTLDINMAGEPKPNRPKGLKRSAASLYSSYEFDYDYYREDFYDRLFEYRGRVSPVPRVVPVKRPRVAVPLVRRVKSLPVKLLTRNASVLPTSNGNKPRLRGTELQAIKSELTQIKANIEALLGRLEQITEDPHITATDLIKAEDCKSEEAWQDESSSDLGDDEEQRQNSEVEEEEEEEEEEGEHTQDDNHNHMENSRLSPEMDSIHP, translated from the exons atgtcgcTGAAGGTGATGACCAGCAACGTCACCAACAAGACAGACCCCAAGTCCATCAACTCGCGCGTGTTCATCGGCAACCTGAACACGGCGGTGGTGAAGAAGTCGGACGTGGAGAGCATCTTCTCCAAGTACGGCCGCGTGCTGGGCTGCTCCGTGCACAAGGGCTACGCCTTCGTCCAGTACGCCAGCGAGCGGCACGCCCGCGGCGCCGTCATCGGGGAGAACGGCCGGGTGCTGGCCGGACAGACGCTGG ATATCAACATGGCAGGAGAGCCGAAGCCCAACAGACCCAAAGGCCTGAAGCGATCCGCGGCGTCTCTCTACAG CAGCTATGAGTTCGACTACGATTACTACAGAGAAGACTTCTACGACAG gttGTTTGAGTACCGTGGCCGGGTGTCCCCGGTGCCTCGGGTGGTGCCGGTCAAGCGCCCGCGGGTGGCGGTGCCGCTCGTACGACGCGTCAAATCCCTGCCGGTCAAACTGCTGACGCGCAACGCCTCCGTCCTCCCCACCAGCAACGGCAACAAGCCGAGAT TGAGAGGCACGGAGCTTCAGGCCATCAAGTCAGAGTTAACTCAGATTAAAGCGAACATCGAAGCTCTGCTGGGCCGACTGGAGCAGATAACAGAAGACCCACACATCACCGccacag ATCTGATCAAAGCAGAGGACTGTAAGAGCGAAGAGGCGTGGCAGGACGAGTCCAGTTCGGACCTCGGAGACGACGAAGAGCAGCGACAGAACAGcgaagtggaggaggaagaggaggaggaggag gaggaaggggagcaCACACAGGATGACAACCACAACCACATG GAGAACAGCCGTCTATCACCAGAAATGGACTCCATTCACCCCTGA